In Synechococcus sp. PCC 6312, one genomic interval encodes:
- a CDS encoding F420-0:Gamma-glutamyl ligase, producing the protein MWTGLGIALLVIGVVAILIALGLEWKYRTRAANPLEIIPTTWQLEIYEPHYYKLTGEIGLSNPSAGIEVMVTDLQATVLLLSGGSLQDIRSVITVTPNHPDAEARPDGYWFAYIVKSKKQTQAQLTLDITGPDLTALTAAWVKVHYVVYGPHGREERTHHDVIPLAFPSSEVSRNWRPVAQGDVLPIHTHLLTPLDNPTEIVKRYVMPHAQAGDIVTIGETPVAIMQSRWFDPAQLKPGWVARRVCQFFLPTSSLASACGMQALVEVVGPTRVLFAFLGGSIAKVFGHAGGFYQLAGDQARLIDDVTGTLPPYDQFIVLGPAHPQAVVEQIKAETGLDAAIVDVNDLQRVKVLAKTSGASEEFLQSALRSNPAGNADEQTPVVLLRPTASEAQL; encoded by the coding sequence ATGTGGACTGGATTGGGGATTGCCTTACTGGTCATTGGGGTAGTTGCAATTTTGATTGCCCTCGGCCTGGAATGGAAGTATCGGACGCGGGCCGCTAACCCCTTGGAAATTATTCCGACTACTTGGCAGTTAGAAATTTATGAACCCCATTATTACAAGCTCACGGGGGAAATTGGCCTGAGTAACCCCTCGGCGGGCATTGAGGTTATGGTGACGGATCTCCAGGCCACGGTTCTGCTTTTGTCCGGGGGCAGCCTCCAAGACATCAGGTCTGTGATCACCGTTACCCCCAACCATCCCGATGCCGAAGCCCGTCCCGATGGCTACTGGTTTGCCTATATTGTCAAATCCAAAAAACAAACCCAAGCCCAACTCACCCTCGATATTACGGGCCCTGACCTCACAGCTCTGACAGCGGCCTGGGTGAAAGTTCACTATGTGGTCTATGGCCCCCACGGTCGGGAAGAGCGCACCCACCATGATGTGATTCCCTTAGCCTTTCCCAGTAGTGAGGTTTCCCGGAACTGGCGGCCCGTAGCCCAAGGGGATGTTTTACCAATTCATACCCATTTACTCACCCCTCTGGATAACCCAACTGAAATTGTCAAACGCTATGTCATGCCCCACGCCCAGGCCGGAGATATTGTCACCATTGGCGAAACTCCGGTGGCGATCATGCAAAGTCGCTGGTTTGATCCGGCCCAGTTAAAACCCGGTTGGGTGGCCCGGCGGGTCTGTCAGTTTTTCTTGCCCACCTCTAGTTTGGCCTCGGCCTGTGGAATGCAAGCTTTAGTCGAAGTGGTGGGCCCAACCAGAGTCTTATTCGCCTTCTTAGGTGGCTCCATTGCCAAGGTCTTTGGCCATGCGGGCGGTTTTTATCAGTTAGCTGGAGACCAGGCCCGCCTGATTGATGATGTGACCGGAACGTTGCCTCCCTACGACCAATTTATTGTCCTTGGCCCCGCTCATCCCCAGGCCGTAGTTGAGCAAATTAAAGCGGAAACCGGACTAGACGCGGCGATTGTGGATGTCAATGATTTGCAGCGGGTAAAGGTACTGGCCAAAACTAGCGGGGCATCGGAGGAATTTTTACAATCAGCCTTGCGTTCCAATCCAGCCGGAAATGCTGATGAACAAACCCCAGTCGTGTTGTTACGGCCCACCGCCTCGGAAGCGCAACTTTAG
- the cruF gene encoding gamma-carotene 1'-hydroxylase CruF: MKPLVIAERICLITHVLSMTFGLAGLLLVVPHPEFILSLPSWGQQLFQLSMGTGGVVYIVFGAAAVALHAYRHFGASKLWSFLIPAVAISLSSELLGTSTGFPFGHYAYLSGLGYKIAGLVPFTIPLSWFYMGLATFVLAYSGLISRPLMRGKLAGVLATIGTVGLAAVLLTAWDFVLDPAMSQTSIPFWQFQEVGAFFGMPYRNILGWTGTGAVFMAVGMFFWRSKPIIITQAQLMLPLIVYLVNFAFGAVITLTSLDQRFIIPAVIGLVVGVLPVMALWAKAPLVSSAPVPSGSLNESTPSLPVTLASK; this comes from the coding sequence ATGAAGCCCCTCGTAATTGCTGAACGGATTTGCCTGATCACCCATGTCCTCTCAATGACCTTTGGCCTGGCGGGTTTGCTCTTAGTTGTCCCCCATCCCGAATTTATTTTGTCCTTACCGAGTTGGGGACAGCAGCTTTTTCAACTGAGTATGGGCACAGGGGGAGTGGTTTACATTGTTTTTGGGGCAGCAGCCGTGGCCCTGCACGCCTATCGACATTTTGGGGCCAGTAAACTCTGGAGCTTTTTAATTCCAGCCGTGGCCATTTCCCTGAGTAGTGAACTCTTAGGCACTAGCACTGGTTTTCCCTTTGGTCACTATGCCTATCTCAGTGGCCTGGGCTATAAGATTGCGGGCTTAGTCCCCTTTACGATTCCCTTGTCGTGGTTTTATATGGGCCTAGCCACCTTTGTCCTCGCCTACTCTGGTCTCATTTCGAGGCCCCTAATGCGAGGGAAATTGGCTGGGGTATTGGCGACAATTGGGACAGTTGGATTAGCGGCGGTACTCCTCACGGCCTGGGACTTTGTTTTAGACCCAGCCATGAGCCAAACCTCTATCCCCTTCTGGCAGTTTCAAGAGGTCGGAGCTTTTTTTGGGATGCCCTATCGCAATATCTTGGGCTGGACGGGCACTGGAGCCGTGTTTATGGCTGTGGGGATGTTTTTTTGGCGCTCGAAGCCGATCATCATTACCCAGGCCCAGTTGATGCTTCCCCTCATTGTTTACCTCGTTAACTTTGCGTTTGGGGCGGTCATTACCCTAACATCTCTGGATCAGCGATTTATTATTCCTGCTGTTATTGGCTTGGTCGTGGGTGTTCTGCCAGTGATGGCCTTGTGGGCTAAGGCTCCCTTAGTTAGTTCTGCGCCAGTTCCGTCAGGTTCCTTAAACGAATCTACCCCCAGCTTACCTGTGACCCTGGCCTCTAAATAA
- a CDS encoding glycosyltransferase family 2 protein yields the protein MPNPNLLNLLTPGLVVVLLLQVPAFFILVARLLPGIRRPAPLKPALSQPEDLAQVSIVVPTLNEALRLGPCLNGLSRQSYEVREILVVDSYSQDGTDAVVKAAQAKDPRIRLKHDPPLPADWVGRPWALHNGYLLSSPDSEWILGIDADIRPQAGLVASLVQTARAENLDVIGLSPRFILKYPGEWWLQPALLMTLIYRFGAGAKVETQPERALTNGQCLLIRRSLLDKIKGYTCAQQSFCDDVSLVRECVMKGARVGFRDGKNLIQVRMYEGLGETWQEWGRSLDLKDATPRGQVWGDIWFLTAVQGLPLILSLAGLGLKLGGVEWFTLDILLALNLGLLAMRWGMVAAVSGSYLPGPGQWLLWLSPVADSLAVSRIVQSSMQQPKSWRGRSYHSF from the coding sequence TTGCCCAACCCCAACTTACTAAATTTACTCACCCCAGGCCTGGTTGTGGTCTTACTCCTCCAGGTACCTGCTTTTTTTATTCTTGTGGCGCGCCTATTACCAGGAATCCGCCGCCCAGCCCCGCTCAAGCCCGCATTATCCCAACCCGAAGATTTAGCCCAAGTTAGTATTGTTGTCCCCACCCTAAATGAGGCATTACGTCTTGGCCCTTGTTTAAATGGCTTAAGTCGCCAGAGTTATGAAGTCCGCGAAATTTTGGTGGTGGACAGTTACTCCCAAGATGGCACTGATGCGGTGGTCAAAGCAGCCCAAGCCAAGGATCCTCGCATCAGACTCAAGCATGATCCCCCCTTACCCGCTGATTGGGTGGGACGGCCCTGGGCCTTGCATAACGGCTATTTGCTCAGTAGTCCTGATTCTGAATGGATTTTAGGGATTGATGCTGATATTCGTCCCCAGGCCGGGTTAGTTGCGAGTTTAGTTCAAACTGCCAGAGCTGAAAACCTAGATGTCATCGGCCTATCACCGCGCTTTATCCTCAAATATCCTGGGGAATGGTGGTTGCAGCCGGCCCTGTTGATGACCCTAATTTATCGCTTTGGGGCCGGAGCTAAGGTAGAAACCCAGCCAGAGCGGGCCCTCACCAATGGGCAATGTTTACTAATTCGGCGGTCACTTTTGGACAAAATTAAGGGCTATACCTGCGCCCAACAGTCCTTTTGTGATGATGTCAGTCTTGTGCGGGAATGTGTCATGAAAGGGGCCAGAGTTGGATTTCGGGATGGGAAAAACTTAATTCAAGTGCGGATGTATGAGGGCCTGGGGGAAACCTGGCAAGAGTGGGGCCGTTCGCTGGACTTAAAGGATGCAACCCCAAGAGGGCAAGTTTGGGGGGATATTTGGTTTTTGACAGCGGTACAGGGCCTCCCCTTAATTTTGAGCCTAGCGGGCCTGGGACTAAAACTAGGTGGGGTTGAATGGTTCACCTTGGATATTCTCTTAGCCCTGAATCTGGGGCTGCTGGCGATGCGTTGGGGAATGGTTGCTGCGGTTTCCGGTTCCTATCTTCCCGGCCCCGGCCAGTGGTTGTTGTGGTTATCTCCTGTAGCAGATTCCTTAGCAGTCTCGCGAATTGTCCAATCTTCAATGCAACAACCCAAATCCTGGCGTGGCCGCAGTTATCACAGCTTTTGA
- a CDS encoding competence/damage-inducible protein A codes for MTALGWQQSAEIICIGTELLLGEVVNTNANYLAAELARLGIPHYYQTVVGDNPTRIKQAIAIACERARLLIFTGGLGPTPDDLTAETIADFFETPLIERPEIIADLDQKFAQRGGYSPSNRKQALLPMGAEILPNPTGTAPGLIWQPRLGLTLMTFPGVPSEMKAMWQQTAVPFLQAQGWGEEMIYSRVLRFWGIPESVLAEKVASQIGLDNPTVAPYAGEGEARLRITTKAKSQAEAEAIIAPVATEILQITGLDCYGADQDTLAKVVGQLLLAHHQTLGIAESCTGGGLGAMLTAIPGSSTYFLGGVISYANPIKVNVLGVDADALEQAGAVSAIVAGQMAQGSKQLLGSDWALSITGIAGPGGGSELKPVGLVFIGLAGPQNFLETFEYRFSPQRGRDWIRSLSSRAALDKLRRQLLREASPI; via the coding sequence ATGACTGCATTGGGCTGGCAGCAAAGTGCGGAAATTATCTGTATTGGCACAGAACTGCTTTTAGGGGAAGTGGTCAATACCAATGCCAATTATCTTGCCGCTGAATTGGCCCGCTTGGGGATCCCCCACTACTATCAAACTGTAGTTGGCGATAACCCAACGCGGATTAAACAAGCCATTGCCATTGCCTGTGAACGGGCGCGATTGTTGATTTTTACCGGGGGATTGGGGCCGACCCCAGATGACTTAACGGCAGAAACCATCGCCGATTTTTTTGAAACACCCCTGATTGAACGCCCCGAAATTATTGCCGATTTAGACCAGAAATTCGCCCAGCGGGGTGGTTATAGCCCAAGTAATCGTAAACAAGCACTTTTGCCCATGGGGGCTGAGATTCTCCCCAATCCAACGGGGACGGCTCCTGGCCTAATCTGGCAACCCCGGCTGGGTTTAACCTTAATGACCTTTCCCGGCGTACCCTCGGAAATGAAAGCCATGTGGCAACAAACCGCCGTGCCCTTTCTCCAGGCCCAGGGGTGGGGAGAAGAGATGATCTACAGTCGGGTCTTACGGTTTTGGGGCATCCCGGAATCGGTCTTAGCGGAGAAGGTGGCATCCCAAATTGGGCTGGATAACCCCACCGTTGCCCCCTACGCTGGGGAGGGAGAAGCGCGTTTACGGATTACCACCAAAGCGAAATCTCAAGCTGAAGCCGAAGCAATCATTGCCCCCGTGGCCACAGAGATTCTCCAGATTACGGGCCTGGATTGTTATGGAGCCGATCAGGATACCCTGGCTAAGGTCGTGGGACAACTTTTGTTAGCGCATCATCAAACCTTGGGGATTGCCGAGTCTTGTACCGGTGGAGGCCTAGGGGCGATGTTAACTGCCATTCCAGGGAGTTCGACCTATTTTCTGGGTGGAGTTATCTCCTATGCCAATCCGATTAAAGTCAATGTTCTGGGTGTGGATGCCGATGCCCTAGAACAAGCAGGGGCTGTCAGTGCTATTGTGGCTGGCCAAATGGCCCAAGGGAGCAAGCAACTTCTCGGTAGTGATTGGGCCTTGAGTATTACCGGGATTGCTGGGCCAGGGGGCGGGTCAGAACTTAAGCCTGTGGGTTTGGTGTTTATTGGCCTGGCGGGGCCGCAGAATTTTCTCGAAACCTTTGAGTATCGGTTTAGTCCCCAACGTGGCCGTGATTGGATTCGTTCCCTCAGTAGTCGGGCTGCACTGGATAAGCTCCGCCGTCAGTTGTTAAGGGAGGCTTCCCCGATCTGA
- a CDS encoding glycosyltransferase family 4 protein: protein MPYHLIAFIAACLVVLWVTPFVQTLGLKIGCVDKPNARKVHAQPMVRLGGVAIFLGNLVALLLVWNAGGFGWLPTSEEYRIWGVTVGGIVFFLIGLADDLFTLPALVRLVAQFIAASLVWAVGVRIENFSMPFLGTVALGALSLPLTTIWLVGMTNAMNFIDGLDGLAAGVAAIAAAVMLFVSVFLNQPAAGLLAAALAGGALGFLRYNFNPAKIFMGDGGAYFMGFTLAGIGVIGLVKGVTTVAVALPFLILAVPIIDTSTVVIERLRRGLSPFQPDKRHLHHRLLKAGLSQRGTVLFIYALTLWVGSLALGFAGIPSGWGYAIGASMLMIYAIWMVWQRTRGLGDE, encoded by the coding sequence ATGCCCTATCACCTGATTGCTTTTATTGCCGCTTGCCTGGTGGTTCTCTGGGTGACGCCTTTTGTGCAAACCTTGGGATTAAAAATTGGCTGTGTAGATAAACCGAATGCTCGCAAAGTCCATGCCCAGCCAATGGTGCGCTTAGGGGGGGTGGCCATTTTTCTGGGGAACCTCGTCGCGCTCCTCTTGGTTTGGAATGCCGGGGGGTTTGGTTGGCTGCCGACCTCGGAGGAATACCGAATTTGGGGGGTAACGGTTGGGGGAATTGTCTTTTTCCTCATTGGCCTGGCGGACGACCTCTTCACCTTACCCGCCTTAGTTCGGCTAGTGGCTCAATTCATAGCGGCCAGCTTGGTTTGGGCCGTGGGGGTGCGAATTGAAAACTTTTCAATGCCATTTTTAGGCACGGTTGCTTTAGGGGCCTTAAGTTTACCCCTGACGACCATCTGGCTAGTGGGTATGACCAACGCGATGAATTTTATCGATGGCTTAGATGGCCTGGCGGCGGGGGTAGCGGCCATTGCGGCGGCGGTAATGCTGTTTGTGAGCGTATTTCTGAATCAACCAGCAGCGGGCCTGTTAGCGGCGGCCTTGGCGGGAGGGGCTTTGGGTTTTCTGCGGTATAACTTTAATCCTGCCAAGATTTTTATGGGGGATGGTGGAGCCTACTTTATGGGCTTTACCCTGGCGGGAATTGGCGTGATTGGCCTGGTGAAGGGGGTGACAACGGTGGCGGTGGCTTTGCCCTTTTTAATCCTGGCAGTGCCGATTATTGATACCTCCACGGTGGTCATTGAACGACTACGGCGAGGGCTTTCTCCTTTTCAGCCCGATAAACGTCATCTACACCATCGGCTCTTAAAAGCAGGTCTATCCCAGCGGGGGACTGTTCTGTTTATTTATGCCTTAACCCTCTGGGTAGGGAGCTTAGCCTTGGGCTTTGCCGGAATTCCCAGTGGTTGGGGGTATGCCATTGGGGCTTCAATGTTAATGATTTATGCAATTTGGATGGTTTGGCAACGCACAAGGGGTCTGGGGGACGAATGA
- the glyA gene encoding serine hydroxymethyltransferase — MTKTNWDYLLASDPAVTAILDRELHRQQNHLELIASENFTSAAVMAAQGSVLTNKYAEGLPEKRYYGGCDYIDQVEQLAIERAKELFGATHANVQPHSGAQANFAVFLALLNPGDTILGMDLSHGGHLTHGSPVNVSGKWFKVVQYGVSPETEQLDFDQIRSLALEHKPKLIICGYSAYPRVIPFEKFRAIADEVGAYLLADMAHIAGLVASGHHPNPVPICDVVTTTTHKTLRGPRGGLILTQDAELGKKFDKAVFPGSQGGPLEHVIAAKAVTFGEALKPDFKAYSAQVIRNAQALASGLQARNLRIVSGGTDNHLLLIDLRSVGLTGKVADQLMAEINITTNKNTIPFDPASPFVTSGLRLGSPALTTRGMTEIEFREIAEIIADRLQHPEDKTIAQACRDRVAQLCSKFPLYPHLSKPQPVLA; from the coding sequence GTGACCAAAACTAATTGGGATTACCTCCTTGCTTCAGATCCAGCGGTTACGGCAATTTTGGATCGGGAACTCCACCGCCAACAAAACCACTTGGAATTGATTGCCAGCGAAAACTTTACCTCTGCCGCCGTCATGGCCGCCCAAGGCTCAGTGTTAACCAATAAATATGCCGAAGGATTGCCGGAAAAACGCTATTACGGCGGTTGTGACTATATCGATCAAGTTGAGCAGTTGGCCATCGAGCGGGCGAAGGAACTGTTCGGGGCAACCCATGCCAACGTCCAACCCCACTCCGGGGCCCAGGCCAACTTTGCCGTCTTTTTGGCCCTCCTTAACCCTGGGGATACCATCTTGGGCATGGACTTATCCCACGGCGGACATTTAACCCACGGCTCTCCGGTCAATGTCTCTGGGAAATGGTTCAAAGTTGTCCAGTACGGGGTGAGTCCTGAAACTGAGCAATTGGATTTTGACCAAATTCGCAGTCTAGCCCTGGAGCACAAACCCAAGCTGATTATTTGCGGCTATTCGGCCTATCCTCGGGTCATTCCCTTTGAAAAATTCCGGGCCATTGCCGATGAAGTGGGAGCTTACCTCTTGGCAGATATGGCCCACATTGCTGGCCTGGTGGCCTCTGGACATCACCCCAATCCGGTGCCAATTTGCGATGTCGTCACTACTACCACCCACAAAACCCTGCGCGGGCCAAGGGGCGGGTTAATTTTGACTCAAGATGCGGAACTGGGGAAAAAATTTGATAAGGCCGTGTTTCCGGGCAGCCAAGGGGGCCCCCTCGAGCACGTTATTGCCGCAAAAGCCGTCACCTTTGGGGAAGCCCTCAAACCCGATTTCAAAGCCTATTCTGCCCAAGTGATCCGTAATGCCCAGGCCCTGGCCAGTGGTTTACAAGCCCGCAACTTACGCATTGTCTCTGGGGGTACAGATAATCACCTATTGTTAATTGATTTGCGCTCGGTCGGGTTAACCGGAAAAGTCGCGGATCAACTGATGGCTGAGATCAACATCACGACGAACAAAAACACAATTCCCTTTGATCCAGCCTCACCCTTTGTTACCAGTGGCTTACGCTTGGGTTCACCGGCCTTGACTACCAGGGGGATGACCGAAATTGAATTCCGGGAAATTGCCGAAATTATTGCGGATCGTTTACAACACCCTGAGGACAAAACCATTGCCCAGGCCTGTCGCGACCGGGTAGCCCAACTTTGTAGTAAATTTCCCCTCTATCCCCACTTGTCGAAACCACAACCAGTGTTAGCCTAA